A genomic region of Eucalyptus grandis isolate ANBG69807.140 chromosome 5, ASM1654582v1, whole genome shotgun sequence contains the following coding sequences:
- the LOC120293638 gene encoding disease resistance protein RPM1-like, giving the protein MRELGMLTQLDRLAILKVKKEDGRDLCSSISKLTRLQSISIASVDEDEIIDLQHLSSPPPFLERMYLYGRLGALPKWLPSLSSLTKLLLRCSCLKDDPLVSLENLPNLVHLELRQVYEGSSLCFRAKGFKKLNILRLDLFDKLRCIEVEKGAMPFLQKLAIRRCKLLENLPSGVENLTKLKVLKIFDMPDKLVKKLVQGAQDDDYHKVAHIPEIRCGYQRDQGWDIQLIDRSVQRDGATTQGTSMGSNEFPPCGSEYKNGLVGIEEPKKQLVSRLIEGTSRPQVISVVGMGGLGKTTLVNEVYEHPEVKKHFMVCAWITFSGSPNIGELLQNMRSKVLLVLDDTWRIDEWDAVKHALPNNMCGGRIIITTRNYDPACTSCREFEGKVYKMEPLPVEQSWKLFCAKTFHGSSCPSHLEETCEFIFRKCEGLPLAIVAISGVLATKNKHRIDEWELVRRSVGTEIDCNDKLKNLNRVLSPSFNDLPYYLKSCLSHLSLFPEGCPLKRKRLIRL; this is encoded by the exons ATGCGAGAGCTTGGAATGTTGACACAACTGGATAGGTTGGCCATTctgaaagttaaaaaagaagatggaaggGATTTGTGCTCGTCAATCTCCAAACTAACCAGGCTTCAATCAATATCCATAGCTTCTGTTGATGAAGATGAGATTATTGATCTGCAACACCTCTCTAGTCCACCTCCATTCCTTGAGAGAATGTACTTATATGGACGCTTGGGGGCTTTACCAAAATGGCTACCCTCTCTCAGTAGCCTGACGAAATTGCTCCTGAGGTGCAGTTGCCTAAAGGATGACCCTCTCGTGTCTCTGGAAAATCTGCCCAATCTTGTGCATCTTGAGTTGCGTCAGGTTTATGAGGGAAGCTCATTGTGCTTTAGAGCAAAAGGCTTTAAGAAGCTAAATATTCTACGTCTTGACCTTTTTGACAAACTTAGGTGCATAGAAGTGGAGAAGGGAGCAATGCCTTTTCTTCAGAAGCTTGCAATTCGGCGTTGCAAGTTACTAGAGAATCTTCCATCAGGTGTTGAAAACCTGACAAAGCTGAAAGTGCTGAAGATTTTTGATATGCCAGATAAGCTCGTCAAGAAGCTTGTGCAAGGTGCACAAGATGATGACTATCATAAAGTTGCACATATTCCGGAAATACGTTGTGGCTACCAGAGAGATCAGGGTTGGGATATCCAGTTAATCGATAGATCAGTGCAACGAGATGGTGCGACCACCCAAGGCACAAGCATGGGAAGCAATGAGTTCCCACCATGTGGAAGTGAAT ACAAAAATGGGCTTGTGGGTATTGAAGAACCGAAGAAGCAACTGGTTTCTCGGTTAATTGAGGGCACTTCTAGGCCGCAGGTTATCTCAGTCGTTGGGATGGGAGGCTTGGGCAAAACCACTCTCGTAAATGAAGTTTATGAACATCCAGAGGTCAAGAAACATTTCATGGTTTGTGCTTGGATCACTTTCTCTGGCTCGCCAAATATAGGAGAGCTCCTCCAGAACATGC GGAGTAAGGTACTGCTTGTTCTAGATGACACATGGAGGATAGACGAATGGGATGCTGTCAAACATGCACTGCCTAACAACATGTGCGGCGGCCGAATAATCATCACAACCAGGAATTATGATCCAGCATGCACCTCTTGCCGAGAATTCGAGGGGAAGGTCTATAAGATGGAGCCTCTGCCGGTAGAACAGTCATGGAAGCTTTTCTGCGCAAAGACATTTCATGGGAGTTCATGCCCTTCCCATCTGGAGGAGACCTGTGAGTTTATTTTCAGAAAGTGTGAAGGACTGCCGCTTGCTATAGTGGCCATCAGCGGTGTTTTGGCCACGAAAAACAAGCACAGAATAGATGAATGGGAATTGGTTCGTCGCAGTGTGGGAACAGAGATTGACTGCAACGACAAACTCAAAAACTTGAACAGAGTTCTTTCGCCTAGCTTTAATGATCTACCGTACTACCTGAAATCCTGCCTCTCGCACTTAAGTTTATTTCCTGAGGGTTGCCCCCTTAAGCGGAAGAGACTGATTCGATTATAG
- the LOC104444264 gene encoding disease resistance protein RPM1: MAESPVNYLLNKLAQFVENEVQVLTGAQEEALSVRGELERVRAFLRVADSLEESDNEVKVWVQQLRNTAYDMEDSLDEFSLLLRHDHGVGFISLISRMSCCIKNLKARYRLTSEIKRINSKVKGICNGHRRLRHKFSRAQQNPSSTGADNTWQDHRGNALLVDETDLVGIEQPKNELVGRLLEGALGREVISIVGMGGLGKTTLVKQVYEDPAVKKHFMAYAWITLSGSSKIEELLTDMLDQIMKVIRTPVPPGAYTMNSHWLKTIIKDLLQRRRYLIILDDAWCINEWDAVKHALPNNCQGSRVIITTRNADLASTTCKEFNGLVKNMEPLDPAQSWELFCRKTFQGNSCPSPLEEICEYILKKCEGLPLAIVAISGVLAGKDKRRIYEWELVRRSLRTEIDCNDKLKNLKRVLSLSFNDLPYYLKSCFLHLSLFPKGHRIKCQRLIRLWIAEGFVEKKEGKTLEEVAKDYFMEMLNRSLIEVAAKQSDGRVKTCRIHDLLQDIITSRSTDQGFAEIAKEENHEWPDKIRRLSIQNTLQTLPRNWSLSQLRSLYLFGVEKSLMNSVLACDVKLLNVLDMQAAPLTRFPAQVADWCCLRYLSFRSTEVSTIPRSIGKLQNLETLDLKQTNVTELPVEILKLQRLRHLLVYRYKNVSYSSFKFGFKALRGIGALQSLQKLCYLEADDESNSSVIRELGMLTQLDRLAILKLRKEDGRDLCLSISKLTRLRAISVASVDDDEVIDLQHVLSPPPFLERIYLRGRLGALPHWLPSLSSLMKLNLRCSRLKNDPLVPLENLPNLVHLELLQVYEGSSLCFKAESFKKLKTLALDQFDELMSVEVEKGAMPYLEMFIIQRCKLLEKLPSGIEYLKKLEVLKIFDMPDELVKKLVLGGHNDDYQKVAHVPQLYYGHWKDEGWDVQLIERSVQRDHCREIRSVHVPSTSTSSNQYPPCWK; this comes from the coding sequence ATGGCAGAGAGCCCAGTGAATTACCTACTCAACAAGCTCGCACAATTTGTTGAGAACGAGGTGCAAGTCCTGACAGGAGCCCAAGAAGAAGCCCTCTCAGTGAGAGGAGAATTGGAGCGAGTCCGGGCCTTCCTCAGGGTTGCAGATTCCCTAGAAGAAAGCGACAATGAAGTCAAAGTGTGGGTGCAGCAGTTGAGAAACACAGCCTACGACATGGAGGACTCTCTCGATGAGTTCTCTCTGCTCCTGAGACATGATCATGGAGTCGGTTTCATCAGCCTCATCAGCAGGATGTCTTGCTGCATCAAGAACCTGAAGGCTCGGTACCGACTCACATCTGAAATAAAGCGCATAAACTCCAAAGTAAAGGGCATATGCAATGGGCACCGGAGGCTGCGCCACAAATTCAGCAGAGCTCAACAAAATCCGAGCTCAACTGGAGCAGACAACACATGGCAGGACCACCGAGGCAATGCCCTTCTCGTAGATGAAACTGACCTGGTAGGCATTGAGCAGCCGAAGAATGAGCTGGTCGGGCGGTTACTTGAGGGGGCTCTCGGGCGGGAGGTCATCTCCATCGTGGGAATGGGAGGGTTGGGCAAAACCACTCTGGTGAAGCAAGTCTATGAAGACCCCGCTGTGAAGAAACATTTCATGGCGTATGCTTGGATCACTCTCTCTGGGTCCTCAAAGATCGAAGAGCTCCTCACAGACATGCTTGATCAGATCATGAAAGTGATCAGGACACCGGTGCCTCCAGGAGCCTACACTATGAATAGCCATTGGCTGAAGACGATCATCAAGGACCTGCTTCAGAGGAGGAGGTACCTGATCATCCTCGATGACGCCTGGTGCATAAACGAATGGGATGCAGTCAAGCATGCCTTGCCCAACAACTGTCAGGGAAGCAGGGTGATTATCACGACTCGGAATGCTGATCTCGCATCAACCACGTGCAAGGAGTTCAACGGGCTGGTTAAAAACATGGAGCCACTTGATCCCGCTCAGTCATGGGAGCTTTTCTGTCGGAAGACTTTTCAGGGGAATTCATGCCCTTCCCCCCTGGAGGAGATATGTgagtatattttgaaaaagtgtGAAGGACTACCACTCGCAATTGTGGCCATCAGTGGCGTTCTGGCGGGGAAAGACAAACGGAGGATTTATGAGTGGGAATTGGTTCGTCGCAGTCTTCGTACTGAGATTGACTGCAACGACAAACTCAAAAACTTGAAAAGAGTTCTTTCGCTGAGCTTTAATGATCTGCCATACTACCTGAAATCCTGTTTCTTGCACTTAAGTTTATTTCCCAAGGGTCACCGCATCAAATGTCAGAGACTGATTCGGTTATGGATCGCAGAAGGAtttgttgaaaagaaagaaggcaaGACACTCGAAGAAGTTGCTAAGGACTACTTCATGGAGATGTTGAACAGAAGCTTGATAGAGGTGGCTGCTAAACAAAGTGATGGAAGGGTCAAGACTTGCCGCATCCATGATTTGCTGCAGGACATTATCACTTCAAGGTCGACTGATCAGGGCTTTGCCgaaatagccaaagaagaaaatcatgaaTGGCCAGACAAAATCCGTCGCCTGTCAATACAGAACACTCTGCAAACTCTGCCACGGAACTGGTCCTTGTCTCAACTTCGCTCTTTATATTTGTTTGGGGTAGAGAAATCATTAATGAACTCAGTTTTAGCTTGTGATGTAAAACTGCTCAATGTTTTGGATATGCAAGCGGCTCCTTTAACAAGGTTCCCTGCTCAAGTTGCTGATTGGTGTTGTCTGAGATATCTAAGTTTCAGGTCCACTGAGGTGAGTACGATTCCACGCTCCATTGGGAAACTTCAAAACTTGGAGACTCTAGACCTTAAACAAACAAATGTCACCGAATTGCCTGTTGAGATCTTGAAACTCCAACGGCTTCGTCATCTCCTTGTTTATCGCTACAAGAATGTGTCctattcatccttcaagtttGGCTTCAAGGCCCTTAGGGGAATAGGGGCTTTGCAATCCCTTCAAAAGCTCTGCTATTTAGAGGCAGATGACGAAAGTAACAGCAGTGTGATAAGAGAGCTTGGAATGTTGACACAACTGGATAGATTGGCCATTctgaaattaagaaaagaagatggaaggGATTTGTGCTTGTCAATCTCCAAACTAACCAGGCTTCGAGCAATTTCTGTAGcttctgttgatgatgatgaggttATTGATCTGCAACACGTCTTGAGTCCACCTCCATTCCTTGAGAGAATCTACTTGAGAGGACGCTTGGGGGCTTTACCACACTGGCTACCCTCTCTCAGTAGCCTGATGAAATTGAACCTGAGGTGCAGTCGCCTAAAAAATGACCCTCTTGTGCCTCTCGAAAATCTGCCAAATCTTGTGCATCTCGAGTTGCTTCAGGTTTACGAAGGAAGCTCATTGTGCTTCAAAGCAGAATCCTTTAAGAAGCTAAAGACTCTGGCTCTTGATCAATTTGATGAACTCATGTCCGTTGAAGTGGAGAAGGGAGCAATGCCTTATCTTGAGATGTTTATCATTCAGCGTTGCAAGTTACTAGAGAAGCTTCCATCAGGTATTGAATATCTGAAAAAGCTGGAAGTGCTGAAGATTTTCGATATGCCAGATGAGCTCGTCAAGAAGCTTGTGCTAGGCGGACACAATGATGACTATCAGAAAGTTGCGCATGTTCCACAATTATATTATGGGCACTGGAAAGACGAGGGTTGGGATGTCCAATTAATCGAGAGATCAGTGCAGAGAGATCATTGCAGAGAGATCAGATCAGTGCATGTTCCAAGCACGAGTACGAGTAGCAATCAGTACCCACCGTGTTGGAAGTGA